The Desulfuromonas acetoxidans DSM 684 sequence CATAAACAGCAACAGACTCAACCTTTCCTCAACCGCAAGAAAAAAAACGTTTAATTTTCAACAACATTCCTTACCGACCTTAGTTTTGGCACGCCCTATGCCAGTGGGACCAACAACAGAATCAAGCTGCACGTGGAGAGAACCACCACGTTTGCTGTCACCCTTGCCCATCAAGAAAGGTCCGGAAGCATGCCTAAGAAACATTTTTTCAGTGCCAGATTACGCGTATCGCTATTCCTTTTGTTTCTGCTCTCTGCCATCATGATTGCTGTGAATGGCAACACAATAACGTCAGTCCATAATGCTCGTGGAATTCCAACAAAAGGCCTAACAACTATTGAGCTTGGAAAAACCTACCCAGCACAATATGAGTCTTGGAAAGCCACAGCCGAGCCAACGCCTGCGGCCAAAAGTAAATATAAGCGTGGCTATGACACAGACGGCATCCTTTACAGCAAAATTGATGAGTACCCCTACTTGGCTTTGTTACTGAATGGCTGGGGGTACGGAGCTGAATTTACCGAACCACGTGGGCATGTGTACATGATTGAAGACCAAGTGGATATTGAGCCAACCCGTCTCAAAGCAGGCGGCTCGTGTTTAAGCTGTAAAACACCATATGCCCAAGATTTGCAGACTGAATTGGGTGAGGACTACTTCAAAAAATCGTATGCTGAATTACGTGATGATATCCCGGCTCAAGACCAATTATTGGGAGTGACTTGTGTTGATTGTCATAACACGGACGATCTGTCTCTCAAAATCTCTCGCGGTTTTACTCTGGGCAAAGCCCTGCCCCAGATTGGAAAGCAACCGTCCGATTTATCCAATCAGGATAAACGATCTCTAGTGTGTGCACAGTGTCACGTCACCTACACCATGCCGAAAAATGCGCAAATGAAGACAACAGATGTTCTTTTCCCATGGTCAGGGAGCCAGTGGGGAAACATCAGTGTTGAAAACATTATTGCCACGATCAAATCCGATCCCACCTATAAAGAGTGGACACAAAGCGTGACGGGATTCAAACTTGGCTTTGTGCGTCACCCGGAGTTTGAATTTTTCTCCAAAGACAGTCCACACTGGCAAGCTGGTTTATCCTGTGCAGACTGCCACATGCCGAGTACAGATGCAGCGGACCAAACAATTTCCGACCATCGGATCATGAGTCCGTTAAAAAACGACCTAACAGCTTGTGCGGCCTGTCACACTGAAGAACCCAATAGCCTGCGGGAGATGGTTTTTGCCATTCAGGACAACACGGCAACGGCAATGATCAACACAGGCTACGCCCTGGCTGGGGTGGCAAAGCTTTTTGAGCTGGCTCATCACAGCTCCGCAGCAGAAACCATTACCACCACTTCTCTCTATCAGCAGGCAAAAGAGGCCTACGAACAGGCTTTTTACCGCTTGATGTTTATCCAAAATGAAAACTCCACCGGATTTCACAACCCGCCGGAAGCTACTCGCATCCTGAACGATACCGAAAAGTACACAAATACTGCAGAACGCTTACTCCGTGAGGCCATCATCACATCAGGAATAACGATTCCAGAGATTGTTGATTTGGAGTTGGACCAGTACCTGTATAACCGTGGAAATAAGAAACTGAACTTCAACCCCAACATGGAAATTGTACTGCCACAGACACCTCATTATCCCGATAGCCTGTCGGAAGAGCCCCATCAAATAACACATCCGTCTGCGAACGCTGCATTGCCACAGTAAAAAAACTAAGACACCTAATTTTAGAAAAGGTATCCCCACGTCGTTGGGGATACCTCACGAATTGACACGATTAGGTTTGGATATAAAATTCTTTGGGGAGAGTTTGAATAAACTGTCCGCCATCATCCATATGTAATTTTTTTGATTTGTATCAATTTCTTCTTTTTCTATTTGCGTCATAATGGCCTCAAGAAACGCCGATGAAGGATAACACGTAACAACAAAACGTATCCTTAACACTCAATCAAACCAGGAGAGAATCACATGAGTATGTTTTGTTTTCAATGTCAGGAAGCCGCGAAAGGAACCGGTTGCACCATCGCCGGCGTCTGCGGAAAAAAAGAGGACACCGCAGGACTGCAGGACCTATTAGTCTACAACTTGAAGGGTTTGGCCGTTGTCGCTGAAGAGGCAAAATCACAGAACAAACTGGACGAGTCCATCGGCTTGTTCATCTGCCAAGCCCTGTTCGCCACCATTACCAACGCCAACTTTGACAACCAGCGCATCAAAGAACTCATCAAGACCACCATTGCCAAGCGGGATGCCCTGAAACTGGCCATTGGCTTCAATAGTGATGCCAACGTCACCAACTGGAACGGAACTGAATCCGAGTACGCTGCAAAAGCGGCGCAGGTCGGCGTCCTTTCACAGCCCAACGAAGACGTACGCTCATTGCGTGAATTGCTCATTTACGGCCTGAAGGGCATGGCCGCCTACACGGATCATGCGGCGATGTTGGGTTTCCAGAATAACGATATTTATGAATTCATGATTTCAGCACTGGCCGGCACGACACGCGAGCTAAGTGTCGAAGAAATGATTGGCCAGGTTCTTAAATGCGGAGAAGTAGCCGTGACAGCCATGGCGTTACTGGACGAAGCCAACACGTCAACCTATGGCAATCCGGAGATCACCAAGGTCAATATCGGGGTACGCAACAACCCCGGCATTCTCATTTCCGGCCACGACCTCAAAGACATGGAAGAGCTGCTTAAGCAGACCGAAGGTACCGGCGTTGATGTCTATACGCACAGCGAGATGCTGCCGGCCAACTATTATCCAGAATTCAAGAAATACGATCATTTTGTTGGTAACTATGGCAATGCCTGGTGGCAGCAGGACAAGGAGTTCACTTCTTTCAACGGACCGATTCTGATGACAACCAACTGCATCACTCCGGTCAAGGACGCCTATCGAGACCGGATCTACACCACCGGCATGGCCGGCTGGCCTGGAGTCACCCATATCGCGGAACGCCCAGATGGTGGCAACAAAGATTTCTCCGAGATCATCGAGAAAGCGAAAAGCTGTCCGGCTCCGGTGGAGATTGAAACCGGGGAAATTGTCGGAGGGTTTGCTCACGCCCAGGTCATGGCTCTGGCAGACAAAGTTGTTGACGCGGTTAAATCGGGAGCCATCAAGCGTTTTGTCGTCATGGCGGGATGTGATGGTCGCCATACCAGCCGCAGCTATTTTACCGAAGTTGCCCAAGAGTTACCACAAGACGCGGTTATCCTAACCGCCGGGTGTGCAAAATACCGTTACAACAAGCTTGATCTCGGGGATATCGGCGGCATTCCCCGTGTGCTTGATGCCGGTCAGTGCAATGACTCATACTCTCTGGCCTACATCGCACTGAAGCTTAAAGAGGTCTTCGAACTCGACGACATCAATGACCTGCCCATTTCCTATGACATCGCCTGGTATGAACAAAAAGCCGTCGTCGTGTTGCTGGCGCTGCTTCATCTCGGTGTGAAACACATCCGCCTCGGACCGACATTGCCAGCATTCCTGTCGCCCAATGTCGCCAAGGTGTTGGTCGAAAATTTTGATATCAAGCCGATCGGTGAGGTTAAAACTGATGTCGCCGCGATCATGGCTGGAAAATGAAACTTAAGCGAACATAGTTAACATAAATCTTGATTAAGCGGGCAGCCTAGGTTGCCCGCTTAATCAAGATATTGGTAGCACCCATTGAATTATTTTTTAGAAACAACCCACAACGAACTAAATATCGTTATAAAAAGACAGAATGTATAGCCTTCCAGTTATCTTCTCAGACCTGCTTTTCATTCCGTGAGATAGCAGTAGGTCCTCTAAACTATCGCGAGGCGACCGACTCGGCGCTTTGATCCTCCGCCACCCGTCCTGTGTATTCGGTAATGCCATTTAATCCGCCACCCATTGCTTGGCAAAAAACAACAGTGTTGACCAGCCGTTTCGCCTGGCCTTCTGTCAGATCGAGTTCGGTTTGAAGCCGTTGCTGCTGTGCGATAAGCAGATCGTAATAGCTTGCAGTTCCAAGCCTATACCGACGCTGTGTCGACTCTAGAGACTTCCCTGAAGCGGAATCAGCGGCAGAAAGAGCCTCCAGCCTTTTTGAATCATTCTCCAATGCCCTCAGTACATCAGCTACGTTGCGAAGAGCTTCCAGAACAACGGACTGGTAGTTTGCAGCAGCCGCATCGAAAGCGGCGAGAGCTGCTCTCTTTTCGGCGGGCAAGCCTGGATTGAACAGGGGTTGTGTCAGCTGCCCCACCAGACTCCAAACAGCAGAACCACCGCCGAATAACGCACCGGTCGTCAGTGCCTGCGATCCAAGATCGGCACTAAGGTTGAGTTGGGGATATAGTTTCGATATTGCGACCCCGTATTCTGCATTAGAGGCATGCAGCAACGCTTCAGCACCGAGAATATCCGGCCTTGCACGCACCAGTTCAGAGGGGATTAACAATGGCAACTCCGGCGGCAAGGTGAAATCCTCCAAGGTAAACGACGGCAACAAACTCTCTCCTGGAGCTTTACCCACAAGAACGGCCAAAAAATGTT is a genomic window containing:
- a CDS encoding ammonia-forming cytochrome c nitrite reductase subunit c552, coding for MPKKHFFSARLRVSLFLLFLLSAIMIAVNGNTITSVHNARGIPTKGLTTIELGKTYPAQYESWKATAEPTPAAKSKYKRGYDTDGILYSKIDEYPYLALLLNGWGYGAEFTEPRGHVYMIEDQVDIEPTRLKAGGSCLSCKTPYAQDLQTELGEDYFKKSYAELRDDIPAQDQLLGVTCVDCHNTDDLSLKISRGFTLGKALPQIGKQPSDLSNQDKRSLVCAQCHVTYTMPKNAQMKTTDVLFPWSGSQWGNISVENIIATIKSDPTYKEWTQSVTGFKLGFVRHPEFEFFSKDSPHWQAGLSCADCHMPSTDAADQTISDHRIMSPLKNDLTACAACHTEEPNSLREMVFAIQDNTATAMINTGYALAGVAKLFELAHHSSAAETITTTSLYQQAKEAYEQAFYRLMFIQNENSTGFHNPPEATRILNDTEKYTNTAERLLREAIITSGITIPEIVDLELDQYLYNRGNKKLNFNPNMEIVLPQTPHYPDSLSEEPHQITHPSANAALPQ
- the hcp gene encoding hydroxylamine reductase, producing MSMFCFQCQEAAKGTGCTIAGVCGKKEDTAGLQDLLVYNLKGLAVVAEEAKSQNKLDESIGLFICQALFATITNANFDNQRIKELIKTTIAKRDALKLAIGFNSDANVTNWNGTESEYAAKAAQVGVLSQPNEDVRSLRELLIYGLKGMAAYTDHAAMLGFQNNDIYEFMISALAGTTRELSVEEMIGQVLKCGEVAVTAMALLDEANTSTYGNPEITKVNIGVRNNPGILISGHDLKDMEELLKQTEGTGVDVYTHSEMLPANYYPEFKKYDHFVGNYGNAWWQQDKEFTSFNGPILMTTNCITPVKDAYRDRIYTTGMAGWPGVTHIAERPDGGNKDFSEIIEKAKSCPAPVEIETGEIVGGFAHAQVMALADKVVDAVKSGAIKRFVVMAGCDGRHTSRSYFTEVAQELPQDAVILTAGCAKYRYNKLDLGDIGGIPRVLDAGQCNDSYSLAYIALKLKEVFELDDINDLPISYDIAWYEQKAVVVLLALLHLGVKHIRLGPTLPAFLSPNVAKVLVENFDIKPIGEVKTDVAAIMAGK